The proteins below come from a single Oxyura jamaicensis isolate SHBP4307 breed ruddy duck chromosome 1, BPBGC_Ojam_1.0, whole genome shotgun sequence genomic window:
- the IL15RA gene encoding interleukin-15 receptor subunit alpha isoform X1, producing the protein MARPLLPLLCGAVALLLPWVAGETVRCSRPKDVANAHIEAGNTTQLNTCLRYTCKPGYKRKAGTSSLIQCVLHNAKPVWTHTSLQCIRDPALPPPTPSPELPTVLPTMRTTQRAGTTGAAPTSSPSPAATPVPPVAGGPSPETSTLPATSPLLETSPPGKGMALGTTPLPTAPVDHAAVSAQILASSIGLPLLVIAGVVACCCWRMKTSAQQDYTVAGTAIPMVAPAAAAEDDETVPPGVFPMG; encoded by the exons TGCGATGCAGCCGCCCCAAGGACGTGGCCAACGCGCACATCGAGGCGGGCAACACCACGCAGCTCAACACCTGCCTGCGCTACACCTGCAAGCCGGGCTACAAGCGCAAAGCCGGCACCTCCAGCCTCATCCAGTGCGTCCTCCACAACGCCAAGCCCGTCTGGACGCACACCAGCCTGCAGTGCATCC GGGACCCGGCTCTACCCCCACCAAcccccagccccgagctgccGACCGTGCTGCCCACCATGAGGACGACCCAGAGAG CAGGAACCACCGGCGCCGCTCCGACCTCCAGCCCCTCTCCAGCAGCAACGCCCGTGCCGCCGGTGGCTGGTGGGCCATCGCCGGAGACATCCACGCTGCCGGCGACGTCCCCGCTGCTGGAGACGTCTCCGCCAGGAAAAGGGATGGCCCTGGGGACAACCCCGCTGCCCACTGCCCCCGTGGACCACGCTGCAG tttctgcccAGATATTGGCCTCTTCCATCG GGCTCCCGCTGCTGGTCATCGCCGGCGTTgtggcttgctgctgctggaggatgAAAAC GAGCGCCCAGCAGGACTACACGGTGGCGGGGACGGCCATCCCCATGGTGGCTCCCGCCGCCGCAGCCGAGGACGATGAGACGGTGCCACCCGGCGTCTTCCCCATGGGCTGA
- the IL15RA gene encoding interleukin-15 receptor subunit alpha isoform X2, with translation MARPLLPLLCGAVALLLPWVAGETVRCSRPKDVANAHIEAGNTTQLNTCLRYTCKPGYKRKAGTSSLIQCVLHNAKPVWTHTSLQCIRDPALPPPTPSPELPTVLPTMRTTQRGTTGAAPTSSPSPAATPVPPVAGGPSPETSTLPATSPLLETSPPGKGMALGTTPLPTAPVDHAAVSAQILASSIGLPLLVIAGVVACCCWRMKTSAQQDYTVAGTAIPMVAPAAAAEDDETVPPGVFPMG, from the exons TGCGATGCAGCCGCCCCAAGGACGTGGCCAACGCGCACATCGAGGCGGGCAACACCACGCAGCTCAACACCTGCCTGCGCTACACCTGCAAGCCGGGCTACAAGCGCAAAGCCGGCACCTCCAGCCTCATCCAGTGCGTCCTCCACAACGCCAAGCCCGTCTGGACGCACACCAGCCTGCAGTGCATCC GGGACCCGGCTCTACCCCCACCAAcccccagccccgagctgccGACCGTGCTGCCCACCATGAGGACGACCCAGAGAG GAACCACCGGCGCCGCTCCGACCTCCAGCCCCTCTCCAGCAGCAACGCCCGTGCCGCCGGTGGCTGGTGGGCCATCGCCGGAGACATCCACGCTGCCGGCGACGTCCCCGCTGCTGGAGACGTCTCCGCCAGGAAAAGGGATGGCCCTGGGGACAACCCCGCTGCCCACTGCCCCCGTGGACCACGCTGCAG tttctgcccAGATATTGGCCTCTTCCATCG GGCTCCCGCTGCTGGTCATCGCCGGCGTTgtggcttgctgctgctggaggatgAAAAC GAGCGCCCAGCAGGACTACACGGTGGCGGGGACGGCCATCCCCATGGTGGCTCCCGCCGCCGCAGCCGAGGACGATGAGACGGTGCCACCCGGCGTCTTCCCCATGGGCTGA